A single genomic interval of Odontesthes bonariensis isolate fOdoBon6 chromosome 3, fOdoBon6.hap1, whole genome shotgun sequence harbors:
- the nmur3 gene encoding neuromedin-U receptor 2: MELSLQGSTSSSIFYNTSMPQNASVNNTYDQFSDVNLLEILGPKRSPFFFPVTTVYLLIFLTGLSGNLLTCAVIAKHKKMRNPTNFYLVSLAVSDLLVLMFGMPLEIYDLWQNYPFPFGEGGCYFKTFLFETVCFASILNVTALSMERYIAVVHPLKTRYLSTNQHAKRVISVVWVLSMICAIPNTSLHGIFYLPERMEESAICTVLKPLWIYNLVMQITTVCFYFVPMLIISMLYLVMGIHLSRERRNGRWNLGKNRCSNSRRKISVENGRRRQVIKMLSIVVAVFGVCWAPFHIERLLWSSVSQWTDLMHNVYQYVHLLSGIFFYLSSAVNPIIYSLLSTRFRECFRELVCSHAEDNSSVRDSPPLPNILLDSSISRSTTPAKGKDSSSFIPLLSPNVTLSMDTAALSCKCKETTCRTSVF; encoded by the exons ATGGAGCTCTCTTTGCAGGGCTCCACCTCATCTTCAATATTCTACAATACTAGCATGCCTCAAAATGCGTCAGTGAATAACACGTATGACCAATTCAGTGATGTCAACCTTTTGGAAATCCTTGGTCCAAAGCGATCCCCCTTTTTCTTCCCAGTGACCACAGTGTACCTTCTCATTTTTCTAACTGGCCTGTCAGGAAATCTGCTCACGTGTGCTGTGATAGCTAAGCACAAGAAGATGCGAAACCCCACTAACTTTTATCTAGTGAGCCTGGCTGTGTCTGACCTGCTTGTGCTTATGTTTGGGATGCCGTTAGAGATTTATGACCTATGGCAGAACTACCCATTCCCCTTTGGTGAGGGTGGCTGCTACTTCAAGACGTTCCTCTTTGAGACGGTCTGCTTTGCCTCCATCCTCAATGTCACAGCACTAAGCATGGAAAGGTATATTGCTGTGGTGCATCCCCTTAAAACACGATACTTGTCGACCAACCAGCACGCCAAACGTGTCATCAGCGTTGTGTGGGTCTTGTCAATGATCTGTGCAATCCCAAACACCTCACTGCACGGCATCTTCTACTTGCCAGAGAGGATGGAGGAGTCTGCCATATGTACTGTGCTGAAGCCTCTATGGATTTACAACTTGGTCATGCAAATCACCACTGTTTGCTTCTACTTTGTACCCATGCTCATTATTAGCATGCTGTACTTAGTGATGGGCATTCACTTGAGTAGAGAAAGGCGAAATGGCAGATGGAACCTGGGAAAGAACCGTTGTAGCAATTCCAGAAGGAAGATCAGCGTGGAGAATGGCCGCAGAAGACAAGTAATCAAGATGCTTT CAATCGTGGTGGCAGTGTTTGGAGTCTGCTGGGCACCCTTCCACATCGAGCGGCTCTTGTGGAGTTCAGTCAGCCAGTGGACTGACTTGATGCACAACGTTTATCAGTATGTCCACCTCTTATCGGGCATCTTCTTCTACCTCAGCTCTGCGGTCAACCCTATCATTTACAGCCTGCTCTCCACGAGGTTCAGGGAGTGTTTCAGGGAACTTGTTTGCTCTCACGCAGAGGACAACAGCTCTGTCAGAGACTCCCCACCTTTGCCAAATATTTTATTGGATTCCTCCATCTCACGTTCCACAACTCCAGCAAAGGGTAAGGACTCCAGTTCTTTCATCCCTTTGCTGTCACCTAATGTAACATTGAGCATGGACACTGCAGCTCTTTCATGCAAATGTAAAGAAACGACTTGCAGGACCTCTGTGTTCTAG